Within the Arachis duranensis cultivar V14167 chromosome 10, aradu.V14167.gnm2.J7QH, whole genome shotgun sequence genome, the region GTCCTTTCCATAACTTCACTGAGTTAATCAGCACCAAATCCTTTGACTCTCTGGTTACATAATGTATAGCTGCTCTTGGCCCTCCACATTGAACCTCACTTGCAAATCGTCCCGCTTCATGTGCAAGACTCTGAATCAAGCTCCTAGCTTTGGAAGCACCCTGCTTAGCAAAAGAAGGAGCATGCTCACCGAACTTGTGAGTAGCATCATCCACCTGGAACGTGCTAATATTAGTTTCTATCCAAAGTAAATTGTAACATTTTTATGATAGAATTCTAACCACAAAGGGTACAAGAGAACATAGGAAAGCcttcttaaaagaaaatatattggGACAGAACCtagcagaagaagaaagaggcaTCTGAGGTGTGTTTGGTTGGGACTCAACTGATGAAGCTCTATGGaagaaagtaattaataaacGAGGAAAGTGGAGTTAGAAGACCAACCCATTTTATGATTTATAGCCACCAATTAATcattattagttaataattttaGTGGTGGGAGATTCCATTTAATAGTGTAagattactattttttttttttttggtaagtacttaccaaattttaataaaaatgatccATGGACTTTCTCATGAGTAAATTATGCATCAAGGTCATTCAAGAAAATTCTGCCCCCATTTTTACCCCGCCAGTTAGACATGATATATGTATGATAGGATAGGACTCAATTTGTCGACCCTACCTAGTAggtaaggctttgttgttgttgttgttagttAAAGTTTTTGAAGGCGAATCAAGGgaacaacttttaaaaattttagcagATCATCACCATCAAAACAATATAGATTTTGTTCTGCATATATATAGCCTAGAAATTTTACTTTGTAAAAAGAACACACATAAAATTTAGCAAACCAGGTTTGAATAATTATTCTTTTGTCATGCCTGTCTGGATCAGATCGAATATAATGAATACCTTGTTGTCAACAAAAACGAGGACATCATCTGGGACATCCTTGAGTTTGTTGTAGACAGGGCCCAGAACGGAAGTTACAGTGCCCTCAACCGTCCCAACGGCGGATCTCAAAGGGCCTGAGTTTTGCTTTGCGTATTCATACAGATTTGTCACAACCACAAAGGTTTGAATTGCAGCAACCCTCACAAACCCAAGATGCTTCAGCTCTTTGTTCTTGTTCTCAAATTTCACCTCTTTCTGCAGAGAAAAGCAATTCACCAATTATCCatcaaaaaggaaaaacaatatcAGAGAAGGGAAGTGTTATATGCTAACCTCGGTGGTGGCCATTGGTTTTATACTTTGATACGTGTTTGGAGATGTTTCAGAGGAGAAAACAGTGGAGACTGAAGAGAGTTCAGTTACGTTTTATAGGAAGAAGATGGAGTTAAAGACCCACGGAATGAACTGAAACCAGGGAACGAAATTGGAGATAACCTTCAAAGTTGTCTTGTTTGATGAGGATTTAAGGCGTCACGATTCAACACAAAACagcaattaattaataaatcttGGATTAAAACACACGCATTTGTGTTCGTCTAAGTAGTGGTGGGGTCTACGCTCAGACCGACTCCTAGGGATCTTTCTAGGCCAAACTAGGGGTTTTGAGAAGACACGTGGCAACCTCTCACAGAAGACTAGAAATTTGAGAATCTTCTTCGGAATGGAGCGACTGGGACAGTATTCTTTTAAAttggtttaattaattttttatcaattttttttattcgctgtcaaaatttatttatatgagataatattaaattaattaaatt harbors:
- the LOC107468863 gene encoding REF/SRPP-like protein At1g67360, yielding MATTEKEVKFENKNKELKHLGFVRVAAIQTFVVVTNLYEYAKQNSGPLRSAVGTVEGTVTSVLGPVYNKLKDVPDDVLVFVDNKVDDATHKFGEHAPSFAKQGASKARSLIQSLAHEAGRFASEVQCGGPRAAIHYVTRESKDLVLINSVKLWKGLNHFPPFHALADVAVPTAAHCSDKYNHIVKHLSGKGYPLSGYLPLIPVDDIAKVFRQGGEASMNGGDEEACKNGKRS